In one window of Microbacterium dextranolyticum DNA:
- the pknB gene encoding Stk1 family PASTA domain-containing Ser/Thr kinase, whose translation MSAERRILSDRYEVGDLIGRGGMASVYRGRDVTLGREVAIKILKRELAADNTFRTRFRLEAQAASRMSHPTIVRVYDAGEDTRTEPDGSVRAVPYIVMELVSGRLLKDIVEDGPVPIADAIRYTDGILEALEYSHRAGVVHRDIKPGNVMVTASGQVKVMDFGIARAVSDSSSTVAETTSIIGTAAYFSPEQAKGEPVDSRADVYSAGVVLYELLTGRPPFRGDSPVAVAYQHVSETPMPPSELVDAVPRSLDAVVLRALAKDPFQRFQDAASFRAALEATRDGRAPSKKQVGALTSELYGSSPRQAAETARSLRQLSTDTTMTRTQQGPPVAWIWAGIAVLAVVLISVLFWVLTNRPGTTVPTTSRVVPDVVDMSWDRANDLLLQHDLQAQELQQSSDKIGAGNVISTDPGAGTTVEPGQSVKVYVSTGQKMAKVPTLTGLDTTAAGNALTGAGLSLGTVISRNNPDLATGVVIAADRTEGSEVAIGTAVNLTVASGKVTLVDVVGYTADAAQRALSADTLKLNPTIVEDAGCPASAGGRTVASQSLAPGDVPIHSTVELRVCTGTR comes from the coding sequence GTGTCTGCAGAGCGCCGAATACTGTCCGATCGCTATGAGGTAGGCGATCTGATCGGACGCGGCGGGATGGCGAGCGTCTACCGCGGACGCGATGTGACTCTGGGTCGCGAGGTCGCGATCAAGATCCTCAAGCGCGAGCTCGCCGCCGACAACACCTTCCGCACCCGGTTCCGGCTCGAGGCGCAGGCCGCCTCGAGGATGTCGCATCCGACGATCGTGCGCGTGTACGACGCCGGTGAGGACACGCGGACAGAACCCGACGGCTCGGTCCGCGCGGTCCCCTACATCGTCATGGAGCTCGTCTCGGGACGTCTGCTGAAAGACATCGTCGAAGACGGCCCCGTGCCCATCGCCGATGCGATCCGCTACACCGACGGCATCCTCGAGGCGCTCGAGTACTCGCACCGCGCCGGTGTCGTGCACCGCGACATCAAGCCCGGGAACGTCATGGTGACCGCGAGCGGTCAGGTGAAGGTCATGGACTTCGGCATCGCACGCGCGGTGTCGGACTCGTCGTCGACCGTCGCCGAGACGACCAGCATCATCGGCACCGCCGCGTACTTCTCGCCCGAGCAGGCCAAGGGCGAGCCGGTCGATTCGCGCGCCGACGTGTACTCGGCCGGCGTGGTCCTGTACGAGTTGCTCACGGGTCGCCCTCCGTTCCGTGGCGATTCACCCGTGGCCGTCGCCTACCAGCACGTCAGCGAGACCCCGATGCCCCCGTCCGAGCTGGTCGACGCCGTGCCGCGCTCACTCGACGCGGTCGTCCTGCGGGCGCTCGCGAAGGACCCGTTCCAGCGCTTCCAGGATGCCGCGTCGTTCCGCGCCGCGCTCGAGGCCACCCGCGACGGGCGCGCCCCCTCGAAGAAGCAGGTCGGAGCGCTGACGAGCGAGCTGTACGGATCCAGCCCTCGCCAGGCGGCGGAGACGGCGCGATCGCTGCGCCAGCTCTCCACCGACACGACCATGACCCGCACCCAGCAGGGCCCGCCGGTGGCCTGGATCTGGGCCGGGATCGCCGTGCTCGCCGTCGTGCTGATCTCCGTCCTCTTCTGGGTGCTCACCAATCGCCCGGGCACGACCGTGCCGACGACCTCGCGCGTCGTCCCCGATGTCGTGGACATGTCCTGGGATCGCGCCAACGATCTCCTGCTGCAGCACGACCTGCAGGCGCAGGAGCTGCAGCAGAGCAGCGACAAGATCGGGGCGGGCAACGTCATCAGCACCGACCCCGGCGCCGGCACGACCGTCGAGCCCGGACAATCGGTGAAGGTCTACGTGTCGACCGGTCAGAAGATGGCGAAGGTGCCCACCCTCACCGGGCTGGACACGACGGCAGCCGGCAACGCGCTGACGGGCGCCGGACTCTCCCTCGGTACCGTGATCAGCCGCAACAACCCCGATCTGGCGACCGGCGTCGTCATCGCCGCCGACAGGACCGAAGGCTCGGAGGTCGCGATCGGCACGGCCGTGAACCTCACGGTCGCGAGCGGCAAGGTCACCCTCGTGGACGTCGTCGGCTATACCGCCGACGCGGCTCAACGTGCGCTGTCGGCAGACACGTTGAAGCTCAACCCCACCATCGTCGAGGATGCCGGGTGCCCGGCGTCGGCGGGCGGACGCACCGTCGCATCGCAGTCGCTCGCCCCGGGCGACGTGCCGATCCACTCGACGGTCGAGCTCCGGGTCTGCACGGGTACGCGCTGA
- a CDS encoding anthranilate synthase component II, with protein MADRILVIDNHDSFVHTLVGYLRELGARVTMIEADAVADPRVAVDRFAGVLVSPGPGGPDDAGSSIDVVRAAARSRTPLLGVCLGHQALARAYGARVGAAPELVHGLTSEVHHAGDALFAGLPTPFRATRYHSLTVVPETLPSELTAIAWTDTGVIMGIAHRDLPIRGVQFHPEAVSTEGGYRLLGNWLEETGCAGAAARGAALRPHRELTA; from the coding sequence GTGGCTGACCGGATCCTCGTCATCGACAATCACGACAGCTTCGTGCACACCCTGGTCGGGTATCTGCGCGAACTCGGAGCGCGCGTGACGATGATCGAGGCGGATGCCGTTGCCGACCCCCGCGTGGCGGTCGACCGCTTCGCCGGCGTGCTCGTCTCACCCGGCCCGGGCGGCCCCGACGACGCCGGATCGTCGATCGACGTCGTCCGTGCGGCTGCACGGTCCCGGACTCCGCTTCTCGGGGTCTGCCTCGGTCATCAGGCGCTGGCCCGCGCCTACGGAGCGCGGGTCGGCGCGGCGCCCGAGCTCGTCCACGGCCTGACCAGCGAGGTGCATCACGCCGGCGACGCTCTGTTCGCGGGGCTTCCGACACCGTTCCGCGCGACCCGGTACCACTCCTTGACGGTGGTGCCCGAGACTCTGCCGTCCGAGCTGACGGCGATCGCGTGGACCGACACCGGCGTGATCATGGGGATCGCCCACCGCGACCTTCCGATTCGGGGCGTGCAGTTCCACCCCGAGGCCGTGTCGACCGAGGGCGGCTATCGCCTTCTGGGCAACTGGCTCGAAGAGACGGGATGCGCGGGCGCGGCCGCGCGCGGAGCCGCACTCCGCCCGCATCGTGAGCTCACGGCGTGA
- a CDS encoding class E sortase — protein MGDSAPVTRRSHRRRAPRRRVSIVGVLGELLITVGVVALLYVSWQMWVGDWIIGAEKHKQASALSQSWMTPSPAASEDASPSPSPDPSATAGPAPDAVVPVQAQPDHGTTFGVMFVPRFGSQWQFTIAAGTSRHDILDQGEIGHYADTGMPGAVGNTVYAAHRWTSGAPFDPIDRLVVGDAIVVQTSDGWYTYRFRTLEYVQDTQVDVLLDVPQKVGVQANGRYLTLTSCAPKLNMLERIIAYAVFDSFTPASSGPPASLSAPTQGATA, from the coding sequence ATGGGAGACTCCGCGCCGGTCACGCGCCGCAGCCACCGTCGCCGCGCGCCCCGGCGGCGGGTGTCGATCGTCGGCGTCCTCGGCGAGCTGCTCATCACCGTCGGCGTCGTCGCCCTTCTCTACGTGTCGTGGCAGATGTGGGTCGGCGACTGGATCATCGGAGCCGAGAAGCACAAGCAGGCGAGCGCGCTGTCGCAGAGCTGGATGACCCCGTCGCCTGCCGCGTCCGAGGACGCCTCGCCCTCACCCTCGCCGGATCCGTCGGCCACGGCCGGACCCGCTCCGGACGCGGTGGTGCCGGTGCAGGCGCAGCCCGATCACGGCACGACGTTCGGGGTCATGTTCGTGCCGCGCTTCGGATCCCAGTGGCAGTTCACGATCGCCGCCGGCACCTCGCGACATGACATCCTCGACCAGGGCGAGATCGGTCACTATGCCGACACCGGCATGCCCGGAGCCGTGGGCAACACCGTCTACGCCGCCCACCGCTGGACCTCGGGGGCGCCGTTCGATCCGATCGACCGGCTCGTCGTCGGCGACGCCATCGTGGTGCAGACCAGCGACGGTTGGTACACCTATCGCTTCCGCACGCTCGAGTACGTCCAGGACACGCAGGTCGACGTCCTCCTCGACGTCCCGCAGAAGGTGGGCGTGCAGGCCAACGGCCGCTACCTCACCCTGACGAGCTGCGCACCGAAGCTCAACATGCTCGAGCGGATCATCGCCTACGCCGTCTTCGACAGCTTCACCCCGGCATCCTCCGGACCGCCGGCGTCGCTGTCCGCCCCCACGCAAGGAGCCACCGCCTGA
- a CDS encoding cell division protein CrgA, translating into MARSGKDDEQTTEHGEANTAPNPVWFKPIMLGLMILGLLWVIVFYLSGQALPVPGIGGWNLVIGFGIAFIGFLMTTRWR; encoded by the coding sequence ATGGCACGTTCTGGCAAAGATGACGAGCAGACCACCGAGCACGGCGAGGCGAACACCGCCCCCAACCCGGTGTGGTTCAAGCCCATCATGCTGGGGCTGATGATCCTGGGGCTGCTCTGGGTGATCGTCTTCTATCTCAGCGGCCAGGCGCTGCCGGTTCCCGGCATCGGGGGCTGGAACCTCGTGATCGGTTTCGGCATCGCCTTCATCGGCTTCCTCATGACGACGCGCTGGCGCTGA
- a CDS encoding rhomboid family intramembrane serine protease has product MTNADFRSNPDNFCYRHPERQSFVLCQRCLRTICPECQTQMPVGVICPECRAEQQKQQHHTAKVTRMPRRRAAGLDGRPVVTYGLVILTSFMYLVGLIPGLGDEVKSWLAFNPQLVLVQPWSLVTVTLVHASIWHVALNMLALWAIGRSLEPLLGRWRFLALYLLSALGGSVLTALLAPTTWVVGASGAVWGLLGAMFVIGRHLGANVTTIAVILGLNLLITFLPGSNIAWQAHIGGGLVGALIGFVFARTRAIRQQRQQMWLLIAIGVGLLALLAVPLFVYR; this is encoded by the coding sequence ATGACGAACGCCGATTTCCGGTCGAACCCGGACAACTTCTGCTACCGGCATCCCGAGCGGCAGAGCTTCGTGCTCTGCCAGCGGTGCCTTCGCACGATCTGTCCCGAGTGCCAGACCCAGATGCCGGTCGGGGTCATCTGCCCCGAGTGCCGTGCCGAGCAGCAGAAGCAGCAGCATCACACGGCGAAGGTGACGCGGATGCCGCGCCGTCGCGCAGCGGGCCTCGACGGCCGCCCGGTCGTGACCTACGGTCTGGTCATTCTCACGAGCTTCATGTACCTCGTCGGACTGATCCCCGGGCTGGGAGACGAGGTGAAATCCTGGCTGGCATTCAATCCACAGCTGGTTCTCGTTCAGCCCTGGAGCCTCGTGACCGTCACGCTTGTGCACGCAAGCATCTGGCACGTCGCGCTCAACATGCTGGCTCTGTGGGCCATCGGGCGCAGTCTCGAACCGCTGCTCGGCCGATGGCGCTTCCTCGCGCTCTACCTGCTGAGTGCCCTCGGCGGCTCGGTGCTCACCGCTCTGCTGGCCCCCACGACGTGGGTCGTCGGGGCATCCGGCGCCGTCTGGGGTCTGCTGGGCGCGATGTTCGTGATCGGCCGACATCTCGGTGCGAACGTCACGACGATCGCGGTCATCCTCGGGCTGAACCTGCTGATCACCTTCCTGCCGGGATCGAACATCGCCTGGCAGGCGCACATCGGCGGCGGGCTCGTGGGCGCGCTGATCGGCTTCGTCTTCGCGCGGACGCGTGCGATCCGCCAGCAGCGTCAGCAGATGTGGCTGCTCATCGCCATCGGCGTCGGGCTACTCGCGTTGCTCGCGGTTCCACTGTTCGTGTACCGCTGA
- a CDS encoding peptidylprolyl isomerase, with amino-acid sequence MTIHTAVATLHTNHGDIVVNLFGDHAPRTVQNFTGLADGSQAWTDPATGKPGEGPLYSDVIFHRIIPNFMIQGGDPLGQGIGGPGYNFDDEIHPELNFTAPYILAMANAGLRRNAITGKAEGTNGSQFFITTDPTPWLQGKHTIFGEVADEASRAVVDAIAAVRTGAGDRPVEPVVISSIDVAAV; translated from the coding sequence ATGACGATTCACACCGCCGTAGCCACCCTCCACACGAACCATGGCGACATCGTCGTCAACCTCTTCGGCGATCACGCGCCGCGCACGGTGCAGAACTTCACCGGTCTCGCCGACGGTTCGCAGGCGTGGACCGACCCCGCCACCGGAAAGCCCGGCGAGGGCCCCCTCTACTCCGACGTCATCTTCCACCGCATCATCCCGAACTTCATGATCCAGGGCGGCGACCCGCTCGGTCAGGGCATCGGAGGCCCGGGGTACAACTTCGACGACGAGATCCACCCGGAGCTGAACTTCACCGCGCCCTACATCCTGGCGATGGCCAACGCGGGCCTGCGTCGCAACGCGATCACCGGCAAGGCCGAGGGCACGAACGGTTCGCAGTTCTTCATCACGACCGACCCCACCCCGTGGCTGCAGGGCAAGCACACGATCTTCGGCGAGGTGGCCGACGAGGCCTCGCGCGCCGTCGTCGACGCGATCGCGGCCGTCCGCACGGGCGCCGGCGACCGTCCGGTCGAGCCCGTCGTGATCAGCTCGATCGACGTCGCCGCCGTCTGA
- a CDS encoding DNA helicase: protein MSLSRKRKKELRKLQDQAATLWESQQVLLGQAGSVAREAGRQLGNYNREQVVPTVQHTYEQYAAPFVEQGLATSKKVYNQTVLPTAAGVIGSALSVWDAANEKRKHLAAGRGFGSVDIAAIQKNADKYGKKVAKQFAVPVAPAKKGVSAGGVIALVLGVAAAAGVIYAAWQTLRADDELWVADDPLRAPDA from the coding sequence GTGAGCCTCAGCCGCAAGCGCAAGAAGGAACTCCGCAAGCTCCAGGACCAGGCGGCGACTCTGTGGGAGTCGCAGCAGGTGCTGCTCGGTCAGGCGGGGAGCGTCGCCCGTGAGGCGGGTCGCCAACTCGGCAACTACAACCGCGAGCAGGTCGTGCCGACCGTGCAGCACACCTACGAGCAGTACGCCGCGCCGTTCGTCGAGCAGGGTCTCGCGACGTCGAAGAAGGTCTACAACCAGACCGTCCTCCCCACGGCCGCGGGTGTCATCGGTTCGGCCCTGTCGGTGTGGGATGCCGCGAACGAGAAGCGCAAGCACCTCGCCGCCGGCCGCGGATTCGGCTCGGTGGACATCGCCGCCATCCAGAAGAACGCGGACAAGTACGGCAAGAAGGTGGCCAAGCAGTTCGCCGTGCCCGTCGCTCCCGCGAAGAAGGGCGTCAGCGCCGGTGGTGTCATCGCTCTCGTTCTCGGCGTGGCCGCCGCGGCCGGTGTGATCTACGCCGCCTGGCAGACGCTGCGCGCCGATGACGAGCTGTGGGTCGCCGACGACCCGCTGCGCGCACCGGATGCCTGA
- a CDS encoding aminoacyl-tRNA deacylase, translated as MPDPTRRVRDAAAQRGLDIEIRERPAAGSLAEAATLLGLQPADIVKTLVVKRADDTYLFVLVPGDRAILWPKLRAVVGVNKLRLPEPELALAATGYERGTIVPIGSATDWPVYADQSITGRRVAMGAGAHGYSLFVDADALIASYDATVADISQPAA; from the coding sequence ATGCCTGATCCGACCCGACGCGTCAGAGATGCCGCCGCGCAGCGCGGACTCGACATCGAGATCCGTGAGCGCCCGGCGGCGGGATCGCTCGCCGAGGCGGCGACGCTGCTCGGACTGCAGCCCGCTGACATCGTCAAGACGCTCGTCGTGAAGCGAGCCGACGACACGTATCTGTTCGTGCTGGTGCCCGGCGACCGGGCGATCTTATGGCCGAAGTTGCGTGCCGTCGTCGGGGTGAACAAGCTGAGACTGCCGGAACCCGAACTCGCCCTCGCGGCGACCGGATACGAGCGCGGCACGATCGTTCCGATCGGCAGTGCCACCGACTGGCCGGTGTATGCCGATCAGAGCATCACCGGCCGCCGCGTCGCCATGGGAGCCGGAGCGCACGGCTACAGCCTGTTCGTCGACGCGGATGCCCTCATCGCGTCGTACGACGCGACCGTCGCGGACATCTCGCAGCCTGCGGCGTGA
- a CDS encoding NUDIX hydrolase: MDLRVAAYAVVHDDRGLLLAHWHEGRRAAWTLPGGGIEPGEDPADAVRREVREETGYEVEIDELLGIDSRVIPLRRRLAAGADAPLHTIRIVYRAHVVGGRLRHETDGSTDEAGWFARSSVPTIPHVQLIETALGMAGLG, from the coding sequence ATGGACCTGCGCGTGGCCGCTTACGCCGTCGTCCACGACGATCGGGGACTGCTGCTGGCGCACTGGCACGAAGGCCGACGTGCCGCGTGGACCCTTCCGGGCGGAGGGATCGAGCCAGGGGAGGATCCGGCCGATGCCGTCCGGCGCGAGGTGCGGGAAGAGACGGGCTACGAGGTCGAGATCGATGAGCTCCTCGGCATCGATTCGCGCGTGATTCCGCTCCGACGGCGGCTGGCGGCGGGGGCGGATGCCCCGTTGCACACCATCAGGATCGTCTACCGTGCCCACGTGGTCGGCGGCCGGCTGCGTCACGAGACGGACGGCTCGACCGATGAGGCGGGATGGTTCGCTCGCTCGTCGGTGCCGACCATCCCGCACGTGCAGCTCATCGAGACCGCTCTGGGTATGGCGGGGCTCGGCTGA
- a CDS encoding endo-1,4-beta-xylanase, producing MTSAGRRLLASAAAMLLAVSMASAVESASAGETDPGVKDTTPFAVGVAIDQRETTGTAGVLVARNFDQVTAENHMKPDAWYDGQRSLRMHPQAAAILDFASAHDLHVYGHTLVWYQQTPAWFFQNASSGQALGTSDADRAVLRERMRTHIFGVARLLSERSGLFGAGNPVNAFDVVNEVISDGPESDGLRRSEWYRILGEEYIDLAFRYADEAFNGVYAAPGVHRPVKLFINDYNTEYASKRARYLALVDRLLARGVPVDGVGHQFHVGLTTPVDAMAQAIDAFASRPVTQAVTELDVPVGTPVTAERLEAQRTYYRDAFAVFHARASSLYSVSVWGLTDSRSWRAKDGAPLLFADDYSPKPAFYGVLEAAPAPTGVLNATTRCVAGRIVVVTTVENRGASAAAVTVTSPYGSRALRVAAGTKASVAVSTRAATVPVGEVTVSSTDLVFGTDRSGYAAVTC from the coding sequence GTGACCAGTGCCGGACGACGACTCCTCGCCTCGGCGGCGGCGATGCTGCTCGCGGTCTCGATGGCATCCGCCGTCGAGAGTGCGTCGGCGGGCGAGACCGACCCCGGGGTGAAAGACACGACACCGTTCGCGGTGGGCGTCGCGATCGATCAGCGCGAGACGACCGGAACCGCGGGCGTACTCGTGGCGCGCAACTTCGACCAGGTCACCGCCGAGAACCACATGAAGCCGGATGCCTGGTATGACGGGCAGCGTTCGCTGCGCATGCACCCGCAGGCGGCGGCGATCCTCGACTTCGCGTCGGCCCACGATCTTCACGTGTACGGCCACACACTCGTCTGGTACCAGCAGACGCCGGCATGGTTCTTCCAGAATGCGTCGTCGGGTCAGGCGCTCGGGACGAGCGACGCCGACCGTGCGGTGCTCCGCGAGCGGATGCGCACGCACATCTTCGGTGTCGCGCGACTGTTGTCGGAACGCTCCGGTCTGTTCGGAGCGGGCAACCCCGTGAACGCGTTCGACGTCGTCAACGAGGTCATCAGCGACGGCCCGGAATCGGACGGGCTGCGACGCAGCGAGTGGTACCGCATTCTCGGCGAGGAATACATAGATCTCGCCTTCCGCTATGCGGACGAGGCGTTCAACGGTGTCTACGCCGCGCCCGGCGTCCATCGTCCCGTGAAGCTGTTCATCAACGACTACAACACCGAATATGCGTCCAAGCGTGCGCGCTACCTCGCCCTGGTCGATCGCCTTCTGGCACGCGGAGTCCCCGTCGACGGCGTCGGCCACCAGTTCCACGTGGGGCTCACGACGCCCGTCGACGCGATGGCGCAGGCGATCGACGCCTTCGCGTCGCGTCCGGTGACCCAGGCGGTGACCGAGCTCGACGTGCCCGTGGGCACACCCGTGACCGCTGAGCGGCTCGAGGCGCAGCGCACCTACTATCGCGATGCCTTCGCCGTGTTCCATGCTCGCGCGTCATCGCTCTACTCGGTGAGCGTGTGGGGCCTGACTGACAGCCGGAGCTGGCGCGCGAAGGACGGCGCGCCGCTGCTGTTCGCTGACGACTACTCCCCCAAGCCGGCGTTCTACGGAGTGCTGGAGGCGGCACCGGCACCGACCGGCGTGCTCAACGCCACGACGCGGTGCGTCGCGGGCCGGATCGTGGTGGTTACGACCGTGGAGAACCGCGGGGCATCAGCCGCCGCGGTCACCGTCACGTCACCATACGGGTCGCGCGCGTTGCGGGTCGCCGCCGGAACGAAGGCATCGGTCGCCGTCTCGACGCGCGCCGCGACGGTTCCCGTGGGCGAAGTGACGGTGTCGTCGACGGACCTCGTGTTCGGCACGGACCGCTCGGGCTACGCGGCGGTGACCTGCTGA